A window of the Listeria swaminathanii genome harbors these coding sequences:
- a CDS encoding DNRLRE domain-containing protein: MKIHAKAKKVLVTLIAIMLFLSLIPGYAPTAEETSTGVAAPEKEAGEKAPTEVKEERTENEVVFDNHDGSFTKQIFADPINMEVDGDMKRIDANVEKEADSDMIVPKQTPLELGFLEKMEDGAYQKLTKAGAEVTFRLKGARTGEDEQAVTDQPATYKENEVTYADVFPKTDLRHLTFPQSVKEDLVLHEPNQVDTYVYQIETKLDLELAENGDVIFKNKSDETMYTLPKPVMTDSNVGAETGEAALSENASFEVKQLTKTVYELQLKVDTAWLNDAAREYPVYIDPSVRLDEVYNANINSAKPTETNIGSKLWDSGQNAYTLKLGKWDNSTGNNAAFLKMDTSTLNKATVSKATLKVYNIWHMSPTVKNDLWYYEANAKWSPWQVTWNTVPPVTRLGSVNVGRGEWANLDVTKTVQAWASGTRENNGFRLGTNIDQNYWKKVVASENNKNYPYLEVNYTYPQPEKPTVKTNSNGVGTGTGFMDLSWKAVPGATSYNIVISNGFKYEYINTKSAATTWSTKGKKIFPTDDEIANGEFDFHHDGKGTEFALDPRAQYENAFQAGSTFGLRNLTRYLFRVQAVFPGGESPNSDLVFAYMPIEKPQPPAAKAYSNLAHKETGYVEINWEKSPMADGYKVLVFNGKAYEEYDVGAETKWTTQNKGIWPTKEEIEDGKFALHHDGKGDELAKDPSPVYTNSGGNYKERKNYWFRVIAYQKAGNNATSIQSEPATPTIPEVVNKQLGMVDYWTSVPVRGGQVNATNGNFLFHETDFNLEGRGPSINVDRTFNSQDDATGIFGKGWTSTLEERLIEEENGNILWVESDKKVHHFTKKGDKYEAPPGIYSEITKNADGYLKIEEDKSETRFLADGRLKSEKDTKGNELTYEYTDGKLTSMRDASGRTVTLAYEGELVKELVGPEDRKISYTYNDKQELISSSTARGKLYRYGYTDGLLTAVYDPKHTEEKPYATTFAYEEEKLTEITDPVGKKTTLSYDKEEQKTTLTNEKKKKTVYSYNDAGNPKKEIVDAEGLKLTTTYTYESNNLVKEVNPKGQEETYSYDADGNVTQMTDAYGTESYTYNDNNDVTSATDTEGRKTTVAYDGADAVSETLATESQVSSVTQYDAFGNPVRGSGELSSGGNLLQNSGFEKGAGVSNWTLIQSDAKGSMTFDSTQSAPGALGGSGSVKLTSEANSTVKGYSSVTQRVDVEPETTYTFSAWIKTSGMTNADALLIGRLQDANAKDITDAGVWQSNRATSIKKNGDWVKRQLTFKTSKNTRQVLLYLDNEQPAPHKGKATIWYDNVQFEKGSVASSYNPVVNNSFENHNGTLPTGWMRTGNTALTQAKVVDNESHSGDSAVYFERKATSEAYTHIVQDVPVNQKEAKALTISALSKSEDAKSNGSVATMSNDYSVWGTIYYQDGTTSSVQGQFPLGTNDWNRSAVVVKPTKPIKMIKVYTMFRNGLTGKAWFDDVRVIEGEVLTKNEYDASGNYVTASYDEEGRKISFTYDIYGNTTSETDEKGNKKTLTYDADNALIDTKLANGTSVAYKYDDNGNTTEKNVTASGKTQKNIYEYDVDNKITAFTDALNRTIKYEYDAAGNETKAIMPNGRVTESTYDSADRMDGIKWNDKLAFKFQYDPNGNQTKVTDEINSIVTDKTYDDANRITKVAERGGDVSYTYKDKPTKDNKGKTDKVGEVAINHGDYTARTSYTYNDLDRNTRVNDGSKNAYFEFDEFGNINVYTAGNGTAANYTYDSTQKVTNAAISSASGTQILDENYTYDAASNRTNIDNKQDGKTTYEYDAVNQLTKETLPDGTVKAYTYDGFGNRTQVAISGSETKTIAASYNDGNQLVSWNGEALTYDANGNRTSDGNYTYTWDTGDRLSSITKKGESEPFTSYTYDDDNRRLSKTVDGVTTNYHYDGDSIDVLYETDGDGKVVRQYVYSDDNVRLAMKMNGKTLYYHYNAHGDVIALTDEAGNIVAEYAYDAWGNVLKNTASSEEAKANPYGYAGYTYDKEIEQYYLMARYYEPEQGVFTAYDPDPGDEDDPQTMNGYNYVGNNPVNKIDPDGKFWQYVTAAGIGAAYGAASYYIENKRKGKKSTWKGAGKAALWGAAKGIGWTGAGRVFGFVSKGKAVLRAVKTKRPLKNLGQYGRHIRRLVKKPVKHLKKTPVRRLKGIKKARLNSTKAKLHRMSNAIQRHR; this comes from the coding sequence ATGAAAATACATGCAAAAGCAAAGAAAGTATTAGTGACCTTGATAGCCATTATGTTATTCCTTTCACTAATACCTGGTTATGCACCAACGGCGGAGGAGACGTCGACTGGGGTAGCAGCACCAGAAAAGGAAGCGGGAGAAAAAGCACCAACAGAAGTTAAAGAAGAACGAACAGAAAATGAAGTGGTTTTTGATAATCACGACGGGAGTTTTACGAAGCAAATCTTTGCGGATCCTATCAATATGGAAGTTGACGGGGATATGAAACGCATTGATGCAAATGTGGAGAAAGAAGCAGATTCTGACATGATTGTTCCAAAACAAACACCATTAGAACTAGGTTTCTTAGAAAAAATGGAAGACGGGGCATATCAGAAACTAACAAAAGCTGGAGCAGAAGTTACTTTTCGCTTAAAAGGAGCACGTACAGGCGAGGATGAACAAGCAGTAACTGACCAACCAGCGACGTATAAAGAAAATGAAGTTACTTACGCAGATGTATTTCCTAAAACGGATTTACGGCATTTAACTTTTCCGCAATCAGTAAAAGAAGACTTAGTACTACATGAACCAAATCAAGTAGATACGTATGTATATCAAATTGAAACAAAACTAGATTTAGAGCTAGCAGAGAATGGCGATGTGATATTCAAAAATAAATCGGACGAAACAATGTATACGCTTCCGAAACCAGTTATGACAGATTCCAATGTCGGCGCTGAAACTGGCGAAGCAGCGTTATCCGAAAACGCTTCTTTTGAAGTAAAACAACTGACAAAAACAGTATATGAACTACAATTAAAAGTAGACACAGCATGGTTAAATGATGCTGCGCGTGAATATCCTGTTTATATTGATCCATCTGTTCGGTTAGATGAAGTTTATAATGCCAACATCAATTCAGCTAAACCAACAGAAACCAATATCGGGAGCAAGCTTTGGGATTCTGGCCAAAATGCTTACACGTTAAAACTCGGTAAATGGGACAATTCAACAGGAAATAATGCCGCCTTTTTAAAAATGGATACGTCCACTTTAAACAAAGCGACTGTTTCTAAAGCAACGTTAAAAGTCTATAACATTTGGCACATGTCCCCAACGGTTAAAAATGATCTTTGGTATTACGAAGCCAATGCAAAATGGTCCCCGTGGCAAGTAACCTGGAACACAGTACCTCCTGTAACTAGATTAGGTAGTGTTAATGTTGGTCGTGGCGAATGGGCTAATTTAGACGTAACTAAAACAGTTCAAGCATGGGCAAGTGGAACGCGAGAGAACAATGGTTTCCGCTTAGGTACGAACATCGATCAAAATTATTGGAAAAAAGTCGTAGCAAGTGAAAATAATAAAAACTACCCTTATTTGGAAGTAAATTATACTTATCCACAACCGGAAAAACCTACTGTAAAAACAAACTCGAATGGAGTAGGTACTGGAACAGGTTTCATGGATTTATCTTGGAAGGCCGTTCCAGGTGCGACGAGTTATAATATCGTCATTTCTAACGGATTTAAATACGAATATATTAATACAAAAAGTGCAGCAACTACATGGAGCACCAAAGGAAAGAAAATTTTCCCAACAGATGACGAAATTGCTAATGGTGAATTTGACTTCCATCATGATGGCAAAGGAACTGAATTCGCCCTTGATCCGCGAGCGCAATATGAAAATGCGTTTCAAGCTGGAAGTACTTTTGGACTGCGCAATCTAACGCGCTATCTATTTAGAGTGCAAGCCGTTTTCCCGGGTGGAGAAAGTCCAAATTCCGACTTAGTATTTGCCTACATGCCAATCGAAAAACCACAACCACCTGCTGCGAAAGCTTATTCTAACTTAGCGCATAAAGAAACAGGTTATGTGGAAATTAACTGGGAAAAGAGCCCAATGGCGGATGGCTATAAAGTACTTGTATTCAATGGTAAAGCCTACGAAGAATACGATGTCGGCGCAGAAACAAAATGGACAACACAAAACAAAGGCATTTGGCCGACTAAAGAAGAGATTGAAGACGGTAAATTTGCCCTTCATCATGACGGAAAAGGCGATGAACTAGCAAAAGATCCTTCACCAGTTTATACCAATTCTGGCGGGAATTATAAAGAACGCAAAAATTACTGGTTCCGTGTTATTGCATATCAAAAAGCAGGAAATAACGCCACAAGTATCCAATCCGAACCAGCAACGCCAACTATTCCAGAAGTAGTAAATAAACAACTAGGAATGGTGGACTACTGGACAAGTGTCCCAGTACGCGGCGGGCAAGTGAACGCAACAAATGGAAACTTTTTATTCCATGAAACAGATTTCAATTTAGAAGGCCGCGGTCCAAGCATTAACGTCGACCGTACTTTTAACAGTCAAGATGACGCAACAGGAATTTTCGGTAAAGGCTGGACAAGTACCCTCGAAGAAAGACTTATCGAAGAAGAAAACGGCAATATCTTATGGGTGGAATCGGATAAAAAAGTCCATCATTTCACTAAAAAAGGCGACAAATACGAGGCACCACCGGGCATTTATTCAGAAATCACTAAAAACGCAGACGGCTATTTGAAAATAGAAGAAGATAAGTCAGAAACACGCTTTTTAGCTGACGGGCGATTAAAATCCGAAAAAGATACAAAAGGTAACGAGTTAACTTACGAATATACTGACGGCAAACTAACAAGCATGCGCGACGCTTCCGGACGTACCGTAACTTTAGCGTATGAAGGCGAGCTAGTAAAAGAGCTAGTTGGACCAGAAGACCGGAAAATCAGCTACACCTATAATGATAAACAAGAGCTAATCAGTTCATCAACCGCCCGCGGAAAACTATATCGCTACGGCTACACAGATGGCTTATTAACAGCAGTTTATGATCCAAAACACACAGAAGAAAAACCATACGCAACAACCTTTGCTTATGAAGAGGAAAAACTAACAGAAATAACCGATCCAGTCGGCAAAAAAACCACCCTTTCCTACGATAAAGAAGAACAAAAAACTACTTTAACAAACGAGAAAAAGAAGAAAACCGTTTATTCATACAACGACGCTGGAAATCCCAAGAAAGAAATCGTGGATGCAGAAGGCCTCAAATTAACAACGACCTACACGTATGAATCAAACAATCTAGTAAAAGAAGTAAATCCTAAGGGACAAGAAGAAACGTACTCTTACGATGCGGATGGCAATGTCACGCAAATGACAGATGCATACGGAACAGAATCATACACTTACAACGATAACAACGATGTGACGAGCGCAACTGACACAGAAGGACGCAAAACAACCGTGGCTTATGACGGAGCAGATGCTGTATCTGAAACGCTTGCGACAGAATCCCAAGTATCCTCTGTAACGCAGTATGACGCTTTTGGTAACCCTGTTCGAGGTAGCGGTGAACTTTCCTCAGGCGGCAATTTACTTCAAAACAGCGGCTTTGAAAAAGGTGCAGGAGTTTCCAACTGGACGCTAATTCAATCTGATGCAAAAGGTAGCATGACATTCGATAGTACACAGTCAGCTCCAGGAGCACTCGGCGGTAGCGGCTCAGTTAAACTAACGAGTGAAGCAAACTCTACTGTAAAAGGTTATTCATCCGTTACCCAACGCGTCGATGTAGAACCAGAAACAACGTATACATTTAGCGCCTGGATTAAAACATCCGGAATGACAAACGCCGATGCACTTCTCATTGGACGTTTACAAGACGCGAATGCAAAAGATATTACCGATGCTGGTGTATGGCAATCCAACCGTGCGACATCCATCAAAAAGAATGGCGACTGGGTAAAACGCCAATTAACCTTTAAAACATCCAAAAACACGCGCCAAGTATTGCTTTATTTGGACAATGAACAACCAGCTCCACATAAAGGAAAAGCAACCATTTGGTACGACAATGTTCAATTTGAAAAAGGCAGTGTTGCTTCCAGTTACAATCCAGTAGTCAATAACAGTTTTGAAAATCACAATGGAACACTTCCGACTGGTTGGATGCGAACAGGTAATACCGCGCTAACACAAGCAAAAGTAGTAGATAATGAAAGCCACAGCGGTGATAGCGCCGTTTACTTCGAGCGAAAAGCTACAAGTGAAGCCTACACGCATATTGTCCAAGATGTGCCCGTAAATCAAAAAGAAGCAAAAGCATTAACGATTTCAGCACTTTCCAAATCAGAAGATGCTAAATCAAATGGCTCTGTTGCAACGATGTCGAACGATTATTCGGTATGGGGAACAATATATTATCAAGATGGCACAACATCTTCCGTACAAGGTCAATTCCCACTAGGAACGAACGACTGGAACCGAAGTGCTGTAGTTGTTAAACCAACCAAACCGATCAAAATGATTAAAGTCTATACAATGTTCCGCAACGGTTTAACAGGGAAAGCTTGGTTTGACGATGTACGTGTTATAGAAGGCGAAGTATTAACAAAAAATGAATACGACGCTTCCGGCAACTATGTAACAGCCAGCTATGACGAAGAAGGCCGCAAAATCAGCTTCACTTACGATATTTACGGCAACACTACATCCGAAACAGACGAAAAAGGCAACAAAAAAACATTAACTTATGATGCAGACAACGCACTTATAGACACCAAACTAGCGAACGGCACATCCGTAGCCTATAAGTACGACGACAATGGCAACACTACCGAAAAAAATGTCACCGCATCCGGCAAAACGCAAAAAAATATCTATGAATATGACGTAGATAACAAAATTACCGCATTTACCGATGCGCTCAATCGCACAATCAAGTACGAATACGATGCAGCCGGTAATGAAACAAAAGCAATCATGCCAAATGGTCGCGTAACCGAAAGCACATACGATTCCGCTGACCGCATGGACGGGATTAAATGGAATGATAAACTAGCATTTAAATTCCAATACGATCCAAACGGCAACCAAACAAAAGTAACCGATGAAATTAACAGCATCGTAACCGACAAAACCTACGACGATGCCAACCGAATCACCAAAGTAGCCGAACGAGGTGGCGACGTAAGCTACACTTACAAAGACAAACCAACAAAAGACAACAAAGGAAAAACAGACAAAGTCGGCGAAGTAGCCATTAACCACGGCGACTACACAGCAAGAACAAGCTACACATACAACGACTTAGACCGGAATACCCGCGTAAACGACGGAAGCAAAAACGCCTATTTTGAGTTTGACGAATTTGGAAACATCAACGTCTACACAGCAGGAAACGGCACCGCAGCCAACTACACCTACGATAGCACCCAAAAAGTCACCAACGCAGCTATTAGTAGCGCAAGCGGCACCCAAATTTTAGACGAAAACTACACCTATGACGCAGCAAGCAACCGTACAAACATCGACAACAAACAAGACGGAAAAACAACCTACGAATATGATGCAGTCAACCAACTTACCAAAGAAACACTACCAGACGGCACTGTAAAAGCATACACATACGATGGCTTCGGAAACCGCACACAAGTAGCAATCAGCGGAAGCGAGACAAAAACAATTGCCGCAAGTTATAATGATGGTAATCAACTGGTTTCGTGGAACGGAGAGGCTCTGACGTATGACGCGAATGGTAACCGTACAAGCGATGGCAATTACACGTATACATGGGATACCGGCGACCGTTTAAGCAGCATCACGAAAAAAGGCGAGAGCGAGCCGTTTACAAGTTATACGTACGATGATGATAACCGCCGCTTGTCGAAAACCGTCGATGGCGTGACGACGAATTATCATTATGATGGCGATAGTATTGATGTTCTGTATGAGACTGATGGTGATGGAAAAGTAGTTCGTCAGTATGTTTATTCGGATGATAATGTTCGTTTAGCGATGAAGATGAATGGCAAAACCCTCTATTATCACTATAATGCGCATGGCGACGTAATTGCACTCACGGATGAAGCAGGTAACATTGTCGCAGAATATGCGTATGATGCTTGGGGAAATGTGCTGAAAAACACTGCCTCCTCGGAAGAAGCCAAAGCCAATCCTTATGGTTATGCAGGATACACGTATGACAAGGAAATCGAACAATATTACTTGATGGCGCGTTATTACGAACCAGAGCAAGGCGTGTTTACCGCTTACGATCCAGACCCAGGCGATGAAGACGACCCGCAGACGATGAATGGGTATAATTATGTTGGAAATAATCCTGTAAATAAAATTGATCCAGATGGTAAATTTTGGCAGTATGTTACTGCAGCAGGGATAGGTGCAGCATATGGTGCAGCTAGCTACTATATAGAAAACAAGCGTAAAGGTAAGAAGTCAACTTGGAAGGGTGCTGGGAAAGCGGCTTTATGGGGTGCTGCGAAAGGCATTGGGTGGACAGGTGCTGGTAGAGTTTTTGGATTTGTATCTAAAGGTAAGGCAGTTTTACGTGCTGTTAAAACGAAACGTCCATTGAAGAATTTAGGCCAATATGGAAGACACATTCGTAGGCTTGTAAAAAAACCGGTGAAGCATCTAAAGAAGACCCCTGTTAGACGGTTAAAGGGTATAAAAAAAGCTAGATTGAACTCTACAAAAGCAAAATTACATCGTATGTCAAATGCAATTCAGAGGCATAGATAA
- a CDS encoding HEAT repeat domain-containing protein: MLEEMKKILDEIKTITQQKTFDYETAEGLIAELNLEEAPLELEKILLASINDDDENARIFAYEYLYYFDSEAVFQAALIGTTDDNDLVQMCAIEILGNLAKIESLPYLEKALKANDPNVRCFAAESIGFVGTDEAKILLEKQLDKETDSFAKVGIYSSLYFLGEEAMLSNIIALLDDSYHLTVIRSLSVLEDCIDQANKEIILLSIEKLLKRDIPISVKEKAEIVLEKNKRE, translated from the coding sequence ATGCTTGAAGAAATGAAAAAAATTCTTGATGAAATTAAAACTATTACCCAGCAAAAAACGTTTGATTATGAAACGGCAGAGGGTTTGATAGCTGAGTTGAATCTTGAAGAGGCGCCACTAGAATTGGAGAAAATCTTACTAGCTAGTATAAATGATGACGATGAGAATGCTCGAATATTTGCCTATGAGTATTTATATTATTTTGATAGCGAAGCGGTTTTTCAAGCAGCGCTGATAGGGACAACGGATGATAATGATTTAGTTCAAATGTGTGCTATAGAAATTTTAGGAAACTTAGCTAAAATAGAAAGTCTTCCTTATTTAGAGAAAGCTTTGAAAGCAAATGACCCTAATGTGCGTTGCTTTGCGGCTGAATCAATTGGCTTTGTGGGTACTGATGAAGCGAAGATACTACTGGAAAAGCAGTTAGATAAAGAAACGGACTCTTTTGCAAAAGTAGGAATTTATTCTTCACTGTATTTTCTTGGCGAAGAAGCAATGCTTTCAAACATCATTGCTTTGCTAGACGATAGCTATCATTTGACGGTGATACGGAGCTTGAGTGTTTTAGAAGATTGTATTGATCAAGCTAATAAAGAAATTATACTATTAAGTATTGAAAAACTTTTAAAGCGTGATATTCCCATTTCAGTCAAGGAAAAAGCAGAAATTGTTTTGGAGAAGAATAAAAGAGAATAA
- a CDS encoding DMP19 family protein — translation MTYDEFTELAQSFLKKDSEGQPLTNGEKLIVAQYTYEDYVPMDGILLTYYNFNAEMLDLLIEAYTKLDDKENLELIESFAKWAEKINRDEDYSTVMAKLSDEDLEFLDNISDNYPLGEEESYSNILLEE, via the coding sequence ATGACATACGATGAATTTACTGAACTAGCTCAAAGTTTTTTAAAGAAAGATAGTGAGGGCCAGCCGTTAACGAACGGTGAGAAATTAATTGTTGCTCAATATACTTATGAAGATTATGTGCCAATGGATGGGATTTTATTAACTTATTATAATTTCAATGCGGAAATGTTAGATCTTTTAATAGAAGCCTATACGAAATTAGATGATAAAGAAAACCTAGAGCTAATTGAATCATTCGCCAAATGGGCTGAAAAAATTAATCGTGATGAGGACTACTCTACGGTTATGGCTAAATTAAGCGACGAAGACTTGGAGTTTCTAGATAATATTTCAGATAACTACCCGTTAGGTGAAGAAGAGTCTTATTCTAACATTTTACTTGAAGAATAA